AGGCACAGGGGGTTGAGCAGGGCGGCGGCGCCGAGGAAGACCACGACGGCGATGCCCGCCCCGGTCCAGGCGGACCGCACCGACACCGCTCCGGTCACCAGTTCGCGGCCGGCCGTCCGGGGGTTGCGGGCGTCGATCTCCCGGTCGATGATCCGGTTGCAGGCCATGGCGAACGTCCTCAGGCCCACCATGGCGACGGTGACGAGCAGCAGCGTCACCCAGTCGACGCTCCCGCCGCCCTCGTACATCGCGGTGAGCGCCGCGATGTACGCGAACGGCAGCGCGAAGACCGAGTGCTCGATCATCACCAGCCGCAGGAACGCCTTCGTCCGGCCGGGACCCGGCACCGTTGCCGCGGACGCGCTCACAGGCCGTACTCCTTCCACCTGCGGTCGACCAGCGCCGCCGTCTCCGGGTCCGAGAGGACCATCTCCGGCCAGCCTCCGTCCCGGGTGTAGCCCTCCTCGGGCCACTTCCGGGTCGCGTCGATCCCCGCCTTGCCGCCCCAGAACTGCTGGTAGGAGGAGTGGTCGAGATGGTCCACGGGCCCCTCGACGACCGTCAGGTCGCGGGAGTAGTCGGTGTTGCCGAGCGCCCGCCACGACACCTCGTGGAGGTCGTGGACGTCGCAGTCGGCGTCCACGACGACGATCAGTTTGGTCAGCGACATCATGTGCGCGCCCCAGATGGCGTGCATGACCTTCTGCGCGTGCTTCGGGTACTTCTTGTCGATCGAGACGATCGCGCAGTTGTGGAAGCCGCCCGACTCGGGCAGGTGGTAGTCCACGATGTCCGGCACGATGATCTTGAGCAGGGGGAGGAAGAAACGCTCCGTCGCCCGGCCGAGTGGACCGTCCTCCGTCGGGGGGCGTCCCACCACGATCGACTGGAGCAGCGGACGCCTGCGCATCGTCACGCAGTCGATCGTCAGCGCGGGGAAGTCCTCCTGCGGCGTGTAGAAGCCGGTGTGGTCCCCGAACGGCCCCTCGGGAAGCATCTTCCCCGGCTCCAGCCAGCCCTCCAGAACGACCTCCGCCTGCGCGGGCACCTGGAGCGGCACGGTCTTGCAGTCGACCATCTCGATCCGCCTGCCCTGCACGAAGCCGGCGAACAGGTACTCGTCGATGTCCCCGGGCAGCGGCGCGGTCGAGGCGTACGTCACGGCCGGCGGGCAGCCGAAGGCGATGGCGACCGGCAGCTTCTCACCCCGCCGCGCTGCCACCTGGTAGTGGTTGCGGCTGTCCTTGTGGATCTGCCAGTGCATGCCGATGGTGCGCTTGTCGTGGCGCTGGAGCCGGTAGAGGCCGAGGTTGCGCACCCCGGTGTCCGGGTCCTTGGTGTGGGTGAGGCCCAGGTTGAAGAAGGAGCCGCCGTCGTCGGGCCAGGTGAACAGCGCGGGCAGCCGGTCCAGATCGACCTCGTCACCGCGCAGCACCACCTCCTGCACCGGTGCGTCCTTCACCTTCTTCGGCGGCACGTGCGTCATCGCCCCGAGCTTGCCGAACGCCTCGCGCACCCCGACGAAGCCGTGCGGCAGCTCCGGCTTCAGCAGTCCGCCGATCTTCGTGCTGATCTCGTCGTACGACTTCAGTCCCAGTGCCTTCAGCAGCCGGCGGTCGGTGCCGTACACGTTCATGGCGAGGGGCATCGACGAGCCGCGCACGTTCTCGAAGAGCAGCGCGGGCCCGCCGGACTTCTGGACCCGGTCGACGATCTCCCCGACTTCCAGGTACGGGTCGACTTCGGCCTTGATGCGCTTGAGGTCGCCCTCGCGCTCCAGCGCCCGGAGCAGCGAGCGAAGATCGTCGTAAGCCATGCCGTCCAGTATCTGCCACTCGCTACGCTGGACTCGTCACGGGGGCCGTTCCACGGCCCCGTTCTCCGCACGCAGGGGGCCGCCAATGCTTCGGGTGCTGATGTTCTTGGTGCCGCTGGCGCTCAGCATCTACGCCTTCATCGACTGCATCTCCACCGACGAGAAGGAGATCCGGCACATCCCCAAGCCGCTCTGGGCGATCCTCGTGCTGCTCTTCCCGCTCGTCGGTTCGATCTCCTGGCTGATCGCCGGAAAGGACCGCGGCGCGCCCCGTTCGACGCGGCGCGGCGGCTGGGTGGCGCCCGACGACAACCCCGAGTTCCTGAAGTCCCTCGACGACGAGGGCGGACCCGGGCAGCCCGGGGACCGGGCGAAGGACCCCAAGCGCGACGAGGACCCGGGCACGTCCTGACGACGGGAGGGCCGGGGTCGTGGACCGGGAGCTGGCACGGCGGTGGCTGTCCACCGCCTACGAGGAGGCGCGCGCCGGCCTCGCGGAGGGCGGCATCCCGATCGGTGCCGCGCTGTACGGGACGGACGGCTCGCTGCTGGGCCGCGGACGCAACCGCCGGGTCCAGGACGACGACCCCTCGGTGCACGCCGAGACGGACGCGTTCCGCGCCGCGGGGCGTCAGCGGTCGTACCGGGGAACGACCATGGTGACCACCCTCGCCCCCTGCTGGTACTGCGCCGGGCTGGTCCGGCAGTTCGGCATCTCCCGGGTCGTGGTAGGCGAGGCGGAGACGTTCCACGGCGCCCACGGCTGGCTGGCGGTGCACGGCGTGGAGGTCGTGCTCCTGGACGATCCCGCGTGCGCGGAGCTGATGCGGGAGTTCGTCGACGGCCGTCCGGACCTGTGGCACGAGGACATCGGCGTCGACGGCTGACCACCGCAGGCGCCGTCCCGTGCCGGCCGGTCAGGCGCGGGCGGCGTACTCCGCGCGGAGCTGCTCGAAGCGCTCCGGTGTCCAGGTGGACCAGTCGGCGGGCCGGCCGTCGAGTGCGTCGGACAGGTACTCGAAGTGCTGGTGCCAGCCGGCCAGGTTGTCGAGGCGCCGCCCGTCCGGGCCGGAGAACTCGTTGGTGAAGCGCAGCACGGTGGCGAGCGAGTCGGCGGGGGCCGGCTCCATGTGGAAGCGGATGCGGCCGTGCGTCGCGACGGTGTACTCGGCGACGGCCTCCCAGTCCCAGGCCGTGACCCGCCCGGAGACCACGGCCCCGTCGACGCTCTCGTCCGCGTTCAGCCAACGGAGCGTCACCGCACCGTCCAGCCGGGGTTCCAGCAGGTCGGCGGCGGCCAGCCACTGCGGCAGGCCCTCGGGGGTCGCCACGGCGGCCCAGACCCGCACCACCGGGTGCGGCAGATGGAGCACGTAGTGCAGGACGTGGACCGGGCCGTCGTCGCCGGCACGGGTCTCGCTGGTGCCGTACGGGATCGCTTCCGTCATGGCACCCAGCGTCGCCCGCACGTGCCGGGTCCGCTACCGCGTCTCGCCCACTCGGACGCCTGCCGGGACGTCCCCCGGGCGTCCCGGCACCGGCGCGGCGGCTCAGACCCCCGCGTAGCCGTGGAGGCTGTTCACGAAGAGGTTGACGCCGTAGTAGTTGAAGAGGAAGCAGGCGAAGGCGATCAGCGCGATGTACGCGGCCTTGCGGCCCTTCCAGCCGGCGGTGGCGCGGGCGTGCAGATACGCGGCGTACGCCACCCAGGTGATGAAGGACCAGACCTCCTTGGCGTCCCAGCCCCAGTAGCGGCCCCAGGCGTCGCCCGCCCAGATCGCTCCGGCGATGATCGTGAACGTCCACAGCGGGAAGATCGCGGCGTTGATGCGGTACGCGAACTTGTCCAGGGACGCCGCGGCGGGCAGGCGCTCCAGCACCGAGCGGGCGAAGGAGCCGGGATCGCCGCCGTCGGCGAGCTTGTTCTCGTAGGAGTCCCGGAAGAGGTACAGCAGGGTGGCGACCGCGCCCAGGTAGAAGACCGCACCGCAGAAGATCGCGGTGGAGACGTGGATCCACAGCCAGTACGAGTGCAGGGCCGGGACGAGCTGGTCGCTCTCGGTGTAGAGCCAGGTGACCGCGATGCCCAGGTCCAGCAGGACGGTGGTGACCAGCGGCAGGCCGATCCAGCGCACGTTCTTCCTGGCGAGCAGGAAGCCGAGGTACGCGCCGACCGCCACCGTGGAGAAGGTGGTGGAGAACTCGTACATGTTGCCCCAGGGGGCACGCTGCACCGAGACCGCGCGGGTGACGACGCCGGCGGCCTCGACCAGGAAGGCGAGGGCGGTCAGCGAGACCGCGATCCGGCCGTACATGTCGCCCTGCCGGTCGCCGCCGGCCGCGCCGGGGCCGTCGGGCACGTCCCGGGCACCGGCCGACGACCGCGTGACGACCTCGGGTCGCTCCAGGACGGCGGTCCCGCCGCCCTTGCGGGCGACCCGGACCTTCGGTGCGGCGGACGAGCCGTCCGCGGTGAGCGCGGCGGCGGTGCGACCGACCTTGCTGCGGCTGCCGAACGTCCACTCGGCGATGTGCGCGAGGAAGGCCAGGGTGTACACGGCCATGGCCGAGTAGATCAGCACGTTGCTGAACTCGGCGAGGCTCTCGTTGTTGGCGGCGGCGAGATTCACTTCTCAGCCCCTTCGGAGGGAACAGCTTCGGCAGGTTCGGGATCGGGCGCGGTCGGCGCCTCGGCGTTGAGCGACGCGGCCAGCTCGGCCAGTTCCTCGGGGAGCCGGGCGGACTCGCTCCGGCCCAGTCCCGCCATCTCGACGACGGTGACGCCGTCCTCACCGCGCACGGCACGCACCCACACGCGGCGGCGCTGGATGAACAGGGAGCCGACGAGTCCGGTGATCGCGGCGACGGCACCGGCGAGGGCGAGTCCGTTGCCCGGCTGCTGGGAGATCTGGAAGCTCGCCCACTCCTTGATCTCCTTCTCGAAGGTGATCGAGCCGGCGCCGCCGGGGAGCTTCATCGTCTCGCCGGGCAGCAGGGTCTGCTTGAACACCTCGCCCTTGCCGTCCCTGAAGGGCTCCATCTTGCGGGTGTCCAGCTGGTACACGTTCTGCGGGACACCCGAGTCGACGCCGAGACTGCCGTGGTACGCGCTGAGGTTGAGCGCCGGGAAGACCAGGGCCGGGAACTGCGAGAACATCTGGCCGTTGCCCTTGCCGGCGTAGGTGGGCACGAAGAACGCCGGGAAGCCGAGCTGTTCCTTCCGGCCGTCCTTGTTCCGGTAGCCGTCCATCACCTTGATGACGCCGGTGGAGCTGACGTTGTTGTCGACGGGCAGCAGCGGCACGGCGGCCTGGT
The genomic region above belongs to Streptomyces marianii and contains:
- a CDS encoding menaquinone biosynthesis decarboxylase, yielding MAYDDLRSLLRALEREGDLKRIKAEVDPYLEVGEIVDRVQKSGGPALLFENVRGSSMPLAMNVYGTDRRLLKALGLKSYDEISTKIGGLLKPELPHGFVGVREAFGKLGAMTHVPPKKVKDAPVQEVVLRGDEVDLDRLPALFTWPDDGGSFFNLGLTHTKDPDTGVRNLGLYRLQRHDKRTIGMHWQIHKDSRNHYQVAARRGEKLPVAIAFGCPPAVTYASTAPLPGDIDEYLFAGFVQGRRIEMVDCKTVPLQVPAQAEVVLEGWLEPGKMLPEGPFGDHTGFYTPQEDFPALTIDCVTMRRRPLLQSIVVGRPPTEDGPLGRATERFFLPLLKIIVPDIVDYHLPESGGFHNCAIVSIDKKYPKHAQKVMHAIWGAHMMSLTKLIVVVDADCDVHDLHEVSWRALGNTDYSRDLTVVEGPVDHLDHSSYQQFWGGKAGIDATRKWPEEGYTRDGGWPEMVLSDPETAALVDRRWKEYGL
- a CDS encoding PLD nuclease N-terminal domain-containing protein; the encoded protein is MLRVLMFLVPLALSIYAFIDCISTDEKEIRHIPKPLWAILVLLFPLVGSISWLIAGKDRGAPRSTRRGGWVAPDDNPEFLKSLDDEGGPGQPGDRAKDPKRDEDPGTS
- a CDS encoding nucleoside deaminase — translated: MDRELARRWLSTAYEEARAGLAEGGIPIGAALYGTDGSLLGRGRNRRVQDDDPSVHAETDAFRAAGRQRSYRGTTMVTTLAPCWYCAGLVRQFGISRVVVGEAETFHGAHGWLAVHGVEVVLLDDPACAELMREFVDGRPDLWHEDIGVDG
- a CDS encoding SRPBCC domain-containing protein, which produces MTEAIPYGTSETRAGDDGPVHVLHYVLHLPHPVVRVWAAVATPEGLPQWLAAADLLEPRLDGAVTLRWLNADESVDGAVVSGRVTAWDWEAVAEYTVATHGRIRFHMEPAPADSLATVLRFTNEFSGPDGRRLDNLAGWHQHFEYLSDALDGRPADWSTWTPERFEQLRAEYAARA
- the ccsB gene encoding c-type cytochrome biogenesis protein CcsB, whose product is MNLAAANNESLAEFSNVLIYSAMAVYTLAFLAHIAEWTFGSRSKVGRTAAALTADGSSAAPKVRVARKGGGTAVLERPEVVTRSSAGARDVPDGPGAAGGDRQGDMYGRIAVSLTALAFLVEAAGVVTRAVSVQRAPWGNMYEFSTTFSTVAVGAYLGFLLARKNVRWIGLPLVTTVLLDLGIAVTWLYTESDQLVPALHSYWLWIHVSTAIFCGAVFYLGAVATLLYLFRDSYENKLADGGDPGSFARSVLERLPAAASLDKFAYRINAAIFPLWTFTIIAGAIWAGDAWGRYWGWDAKEVWSFITWVAYAAYLHARATAGWKGRKAAYIALIAFACFLFNYYGVNLFVNSLHGYAGV